A window of the uncultured Fibrobacter sp. genome harbors these coding sequences:
- a CDS encoding rhamnogalacturonan lyase, whose translation MGMRFVASVGAFSLLFGCFSMSFAGMRQVEGLTRGLSVAATSSGVVVGWRLLASDDPATEFNLYRDGNKIATIGPNDPTFYADAEGSTKSEYAVAAVVGGTERKQSKAEIVFTDAKKEGNVNFPYKVLKLDVPKSQTMPDGSTCTYTPNDMSVGDLDGDGQLDLVLKWDPSNAQDNSKDGYTGSVFVDGMKLDGTRLWRIDLGKNIRAGAHYTQFMVYDLDGDGIAEIVMKTSDGTVDGKGKVIGDASKDYRTSAGRIMSGNEFLTVFKGNTGEEVTTIDYWPKIDISKSWGDTYGNRSERYLAAVAYLDGEHPSVIMNRGYYTMAYLVAYDFDGKNLKERWKHTSDKSGQGLYGEGNHNLSVGDLDGDGKDEIVFGAAALKSDGTLLYRTGFGHGDAMHLSDMDPDNPGLELYDVHEDKQNKYSEEFRDKDGKVIWGTTQTEAGNVDNGRGMAADIDSTNRGFEMWSGTSKGARSVKGKVVTTTGLSQNFRIYFDGDLQDELMDGTGSPTVENGGATGGKIDKYNSGKKTVDRLFSFYNVEGASLNNWTKANPCLVADLFGDWREEFIVRSASDPSKVIIFTTPFTTPYRVYTLMHDTHYRVSIAWQNVAYNQPPHLGYYLPDAVKDLKKPDVTIIGGDTAEVPLVVRPDLKNMRKADGFAFVDGALRVNKAGLARVRIMDLQGREVMSASRNVKAGEMSKMFGRDVLPEGVFAVTVDVDGVFVGRKVVSFTK comes from the coding sequence ATGGGAATGAGATTTGTTGCGTCGGTAGGTGCTTTTTCGCTACTTTTCGGCTGTTTTTCGATGTCTTTTGCCGGAATGCGCCAGGTCGAGGGCTTGACTCGTGGTCTTTCTGTGGCGGCGACTTCGTCTGGAGTGGTGGTTGGCTGGCGCTTGCTTGCCTCCGATGACCCGGCCACGGAGTTCAATCTTTATCGCGATGGAAACAAAATAGCGACAATTGGCCCTAACGACCCGACATTCTATGCCGATGCCGAGGGATCCACAAAGAGCGAATATGCTGTCGCTGCTGTCGTGGGCGGTACCGAACGGAAGCAATCGAAGGCCGAAATCGTCTTTACCGATGCGAAAAAGGAAGGCAACGTCAATTTCCCCTACAAGGTTTTAAAGCTCGATGTTCCGAAATCACAGACGATGCCCGACGGCTCCACCTGCACTTATACCCCGAACGACATGAGCGTGGGTGACCTCGATGGCGACGGCCAACTTGACCTTGTCCTCAAATGGGACCCGAGCAATGCGCAGGACAACTCGAAAGACGGCTATACGGGCTCGGTCTTTGTCGACGGCATGAAGCTGGACGGCACCCGCCTCTGGAGAATCGACCTCGGCAAGAACATCCGCGCCGGTGCGCACTACACGCAGTTCATGGTCTACGACCTCGATGGCGACGGGATTGCCGAAATCGTGATGAAGACTTCCGACGGCACGGTTGACGGCAAGGGCAAAGTCATTGGCGATGCAAGCAAGGATTACAGGACCTCTGCAGGCCGCATCATGAGCGGGAACGAATTCTTGACCGTGTTCAAGGGGAATACGGGCGAGGAGGTGACCACGATTGATTATTGGCCCAAGATCGATATTTCAAAGTCGTGGGGCGATACTTACGGGAACAGGAGTGAACGCTATCTTGCTGCGGTTGCTTACCTCGATGGCGAGCATCCGAGTGTCATCATGAACCGTGGCTACTACACGATGGCCTACCTTGTCGCTTACGATTTCGATGGCAAGAATCTCAAGGAACGCTGGAAGCATACTTCCGACAAGTCCGGCCAGGGGCTTTATGGCGAAGGCAACCACAACCTTTCTGTGGGCGACCTCGATGGCGACGGCAAAGACGAGATTGTCTTTGGCGCGGCTGCCCTCAAGTCCGACGGCACGCTCCTTTACCGCACCGGGTTCGGTCACGGCGACGCCATGCACCTCTCGGACATGGATCCGGACAATCCGGGTCTTGAACTTTACGATGTCCACGAAGACAAACAAAATAAGTATAGCGAAGAATTCCGTGACAAGGACGGCAAGGTCATCTGGGGAACGACCCAGACCGAGGCCGGAAATGTTGACAACGGTCGTGGCATGGCTGCCGATATCGATTCCACGAATCGCGGTTTCGAAATGTGGTCCGGCACCAGCAAGGGCGCCCGCTCCGTCAAGGGGAAGGTCGTCACCACGACGGGCCTCTCGCAGAATTTCCGCATCTACTTTGATGGAGACCTGCAGGACGAACTGATGGACGGCACCGGTAGCCCGACAGTGGAAAACGGTGGCGCCACTGGCGGAAAGATTGACAAGTACAATTCCGGCAAGAAGACTGTGGACCGCCTTTTCAGCTTCTACAATGTAGAAGGCGCTTCGCTCAATAACTGGACCAAGGCGAACCCCTGCCTCGTGGCCGACCTCTTTGGCGACTGGCGCGAGGAATTCATCGTGCGCTCCGCTTCCGACCCTTCGAAGGTCATTATCTTTACGACACCGTTTACTACGCCTTACCGTGTTTATACGCTGATGCACGATACCCATTACCGCGTTTCGATTGCCTGGCAGAACGTGGCGTACAACCAACCGCCTCACTTGGGTTACTACTTGCCCGACGCGGTCAAGGATTTGAAAAAGCCGGACGTGACAATAATTGGCGGCGATACGGCCGAAGTCCCGTTGGTGGTGCGTCCTGACCTAAAAAATATGCGTAAGGCAGACGGCTTCGCCTTTGTCGATGGGGCGCTGCGCGTGAACAAGGCTGGCCTTGCGCGTGTGCGGATTATGGACCTGCAAGGGCGTGAAGTCATGAGTGCCTCCCGGAATGTCAAGGCCGGGGAAATGTCCAAGATGTTTGGCCGCGATGTGCTCCCAGAAGGCGTTTTTGCTGTGACGGTCGATGTGGACGGAGTTTTCGTCGGAAGGAAAGTCGTTTCGTTTACGAAATAG
- a CDS encoding YhjD/YihY/BrkB family envelope integrity protein, producing the protein MAKWMRDFSWENLFDGIAAKSPDFVKIIVVTGKSFLYYHGLTRAAALTYTTILAVIPLLILLTSITLAVGFGNFISDYLPHLLDMFSLDWPTEPIVALIENAEHVPIGKLGIIGAAGLFVTFILAFGSLESNFNVVWENKTSRTLWKQTCIYTPFLLILAGFIGLYAGFVNHVQEILSTIIIDGFHFSHSFLTLIINAFWYVTFHVILLLFIFMMLYALPSRPDKKGVYTKRKLYWTSVLATFLAWLSIFIYVKILMLIQTAMVNRMSIFYGSLAFIPLLLFLLFGIWVIILCGNSLVWTICHWPEAGKKTWNWQGGSKDL; encoded by the coding sequence ATGGCAAAATGGATGAGAGATTTTTCTTGGGAAAACCTGTTTGACGGGATTGCTGCAAAATCACCCGATTTTGTAAAAATCATCGTGGTCACAGGAAAATCCTTCCTCTACTACCATGGCCTTACCCGTGCAGCGGCCCTCACCTACACGACCATCCTCGCCGTAATCCCGCTGCTCATCCTTCTCACTTCGATTACGCTCGCTGTCGGGTTCGGGAATTTCATCTCGGATTACCTGCCCCACCTGCTGGACATGTTCAGCCTCGACTGGCCCACGGAGCCCATTGTGGCGCTCATCGAAAACGCCGAGCACGTGCCCATCGGCAAACTCGGGATCATCGGCGCTGCGGGTCTTTTCGTCACCTTCATCCTCGCCTTCGGCAGCCTGGAATCGAACTTCAACGTCGTCTGGGAAAATAAGACTTCCCGAACGCTCTGGAAACAGACCTGCATCTACACCCCGTTCCTCCTCATTTTGGCAGGTTTCATCGGGCTCTACGCCGGTTTTGTGAACCACGTGCAAGAAATCCTTTCGACCATCATCATCGACGGGTTCCACTTCTCGCATTCCTTCTTGACCTTGATTATCAACGCATTCTGGTACGTGACCTTCCACGTCATCCTGTTGCTTTTCATCTTCATGATGCTCTACGCGCTCCCGTCCCGGCCCGATAAGAAGGGCGTCTACACTAAACGCAAGCTCTATTGGACCTCCGTTCTCGCAACATTCCTCGCCTGGCTTTCCATTTTCATCTACGTAAAAATCCTGATGCTCATCCAGACCGCCATGGTGAACAGAATGTCCATATTTTATGGGTCTTTAGCCTTTATCCCGCTACTTCTCTTCTTGCTTTTTGGCATCTGGGTGATTATTTTATGTGGGAACAGCCTCGTCTGGACCATCTGCCACTGGCCCGAGGCGGGTAAAAAAACATGGAATTGGCAAGGAGGCTCGAAAGACCTATGA
- a CDS encoding ABC transporter: MDKVISIRGCRLHNLKNVDAQFPLGKITVVCGPSGCGKSTLVLDTLHGESKRRYLETLSPFAAELLGGRRIIPIDSADGLPASLAVGPSHGEAPAKAYALSLSECDSTLRGLFVRFAKPACPVCGKPMESQSREEIIKEIAGLPQGSKLQFFAHLPTSRTSLDKLAAVFLAQGFTRAMADGVSYSLADLTENEKGIVPEDFFIVVDRVIVRENTRTRIAEAVDGVLKLTHGELVLDINGSRKLYSTAPRCPDHGAQQSRPLQSEDLSPYSRTSACPTCGGTGIIEKDDTTEDCPDCKGLRLRPNLLQSVIDNSTWKDLLETPFAKLGPKLHQLFDSRLNANQKPAFNALLDRIEAINELGIGYLTGGRSATTLSGGEIQRLRLSSLSTGHLNNLLIVLDEPASGLHQCDVEALWKVLKKVQSRGNTLVLIEHNPGIIKRADWIIEMGPGAGEKGGEILFQGTATEVLENPQSPTGAWIRILDERRKTRDGRKDERNDERGGFVIAKGVALKQSKNAATIDIKNFAMFDMKPVSAEFPVQMFSVITGASGSGKSTLLFKNLAPRASQGEFEDLGIQALSVLSTGDFHGNRRSTVASAISLNTMLRDLFAKLPESKVRGYTASKFATHAPGGRCENCKGEGVLYDPAGYEETECPVCLGKRFKDEILEVRFKSLSIADILDLEIGEAYKLFINLKPFADKLKPLVDTGLDYLKLGQTTAHLSGGERARLRLSIALARAKAPNTLFLFDEPARGLHQKDIQHLLDLIRGLTEAGHTVIAIEHAQDFVNAADYVVELSR, translated from the coding sequence ATGGACAAAGTCATTTCCATACGCGGTTGTAGGCTGCACAACCTGAAAAACGTCGACGCCCAGTTCCCGCTGGGCAAGATTACGGTTGTTTGCGGGCCTTCGGGCTGTGGAAAGTCGACACTCGTGCTCGACACCCTGCACGGCGAATCCAAGCGCCGCTATCTGGAAACACTCTCCCCCTTTGCCGCCGAACTCCTAGGCGGGCGAAGGATTATCCCCATCGACAGCGCCGATGGGCTCCCCGCTAGCCTCGCCGTTGGCCCGAGCCATGGCGAAGCTCCCGCAAAAGCCTACGCATTGAGCCTTTCGGAATGCGACAGTACGCTGCGCGGGTTATTTGTAAGGTTCGCAAAGCCCGCCTGCCCCGTGTGCGGCAAGCCGATGGAAAGCCAGAGCCGCGAAGAGATTATCAAAGAAATCGCCGGACTGCCGCAAGGGAGCAAGCTGCAGTTTTTCGCGCATCTCCCCACCAGCCGCACCAGCCTCGACAAGCTGGCTGCTGTATTCTTGGCGCAGGGTTTCACCCGCGCCATGGCCGACGGCGTCAGTTATTCACTGGCCGACCTCACCGAAAACGAAAAGGGAATCGTTCCCGAAGATTTCTTCATCGTCGTGGACCGCGTAATTGTCCGCGAGAACACGCGCACCCGCATTGCCGAAGCCGTAGACGGAGTCCTGAAACTCACCCACGGCGAGCTAGTCCTCGACATCAACGGTAGCCGAAAGCTCTACAGCACGGCCCCGCGCTGCCCCGACCACGGAGCACAACAGTCCCGGCCGCTCCAGTCGGAAGACCTGTCCCCCTACTCGCGCACGAGCGCCTGCCCCACCTGCGGCGGCACGGGAATCATCGAAAAAGACGACACCACCGAGGACTGTCCCGACTGCAAGGGACTCCGACTCAGGCCAAACCTGCTCCAATCGGTCATCGACAACTCCACCTGGAAGGACTTGCTCGAAACGCCATTCGCCAAGCTCGGGCCGAAACTGCACCAGCTGTTCGACAGCCGCCTGAACGCGAACCAGAAGCCCGCCTTCAACGCGCTCCTCGACCGTATCGAGGCCATCAACGAACTCGGCATCGGCTACCTGACCGGCGGTCGCAGCGCGACCACGCTTTCGGGCGGCGAAATCCAGCGTTTACGCCTTTCGAGCCTCAGTACCGGGCATCTGAACAACTTGCTCATCGTCCTCGACGAACCCGCCAGCGGACTCCACCAATGCGACGTGGAAGCGCTCTGGAAAGTCCTCAAGAAGGTCCAGTCCCGAGGGAACACGCTCGTGCTCATCGAGCACAACCCGGGCATCATCAAGCGAGCTGACTGGATTATTGAAATGGGACCGGGAGCCGGAGAAAAAGGCGGCGAGATCTTGTTCCAGGGAACAGCAACGGAAGTGCTGGAGAATCCGCAGTCACCGACGGGTGCGTGGATTAGGATTTTAGACGAGAGACGAAAGACGAGAGACGGAAGGAAAGACGAGAGGAATGACGAGAGAGGTGGGTTTGTCATTGCGAAGGGCGTAGCCCTGAAGCAATCTAAGAACGCAGCGACCATCGACATCAAGAACTTCGCGATGTTCGACATGAAGCCGGTGTCGGCGGAATTCCCGGTGCAAATGTTCAGCGTCATCACGGGCGCAAGCGGCAGCGGCAAGTCTACGCTCCTGTTCAAGAACCTCGCCCCCCGCGCCAGTCAGGGCGAGTTCGAAGACCTCGGCATCCAGGCGCTCTCCGTCCTTTCGACAGGCGACTTCCACGGGAACCGCCGCAGCACGGTCGCCTCGGCCATCAGCCTGAACACGATGCTGCGCGACTTGTTCGCGAAACTCCCCGAAAGCAAGGTGCGCGGCTACACGGCCTCGAAGTTCGCGACGCACGCCCCCGGCGGCCGCTGCGAGAACTGCAAGGGCGAAGGCGTACTCTACGACCCCGCCGGCTACGAAGAGACCGAATGCCCCGTCTGCCTCGGCAAGCGCTTCAAGGACGAAATCCTCGAAGTCCGCTTCAAGTCGCTATCCATCGCCGACATCCTCGATTTGGAAATCGGCGAAGCCTACAAGCTCTTTATCAACCTCAAGCCATTTGCAGACAAATTAAAGCCATTGGTCGATACAGGTCTTGACTACCTGAAACTCGGACAAACGACGGCCCATCTTTCCGGCGGCGAACGCGCCAGGCTCCGCCTTTCCATCGCGCTTGCCCGTGCCAAGGCACCCAACACGCTTTTCCTTTTCGACGAACCCGCCCGCGGGCTCCACCAGAAGGACATCCAGCATTTGCTCGACCTTATCCGCGGACTCACCGAAGCGGGACATACCGTCATCGCCATCGAGCATGCGCAGGATTTCGTGAACGCGGCCGATTACGTCGTGGAACTGAGCCGGTAA